The proteins below come from a single Tenuifilum thalassicum genomic window:
- a CDS encoding response regulator — protein MSEKKAKRTVLIAEDDINSFRLLRAVLKDYDCEILHVDDGQKAVDVCKSDNTISLILMDIKMHGMDGVTATKKIKEINPNIVVVAQTAYATNDDIDLYKDVFDAYLTKPLNLVELKRVLNQLCKK, from the coding sequence ATGAGCGAGAAAAAAGCAAAACGCACTGTTTTGATTGCAGAGGATGATATTAATAGTTTCAGACTATTAAGGGCGGTGTTAAAGGATTATGATTGTGAAATATTGCATGTTGATGATGGCCAAAAGGCAGTGGATGTATGTAAATCAGACAATACAATCTCTTTAATCCTTATGGATATAAAAATGCATGGAATGGATGGGGTTACTGCAACTAAAAAGATTAAAGAAATTAATCCCAATATTGTTGTTGTTGCCCAAACCGCCTATGCAACTAACGATGACATCGATTTGTATAAGGATGTTTTTGATGCTTACCTTACCAAACCGCTCAACCTTGTTGAGCTTAAAAGAGTTTTGAATCAACTTTGTAAAAAGTAA
- a CDS encoding sensor histidine kinase — protein MDKKTKLSLTLPIVAAVLTACAFIFLYFYIGIYQRENSYEDSKWIAIQQSRNAATEINSLFLSALYTLRSIAKQEVLIRNEGAQRDEVMALLRRYAKEYPQYLAFWTMWEPNKFDGKDWYYKNTPYFDTEGHFTYACFHFHDSLFDEKITAPEEYLENYYTIPKETKREMVLEPYYYSYSGLPKVFYETSVIVPIIIDTTFYGIVGIDIDLNRIQQKLKNLRLKSGTVSLIASTGEIVAHDDSSMIGENIYNYIERNDTLFSYAIKSGIEYSYETTSRIANDEVFRVLYPIGLNGNIYPWYIMVEISKRKATFRSINLYYVSIGVLIVGMLLITYLIFNIFERIRYEKNLINAKERAESADKLKTLFLHNLSHEIRTPLNAIIGFTQLLLHQNENLDEEQKESVKIIKKSSDQLNAIINDIIAISSLETGLERLSPSPTNLSQLIDDIQGMVKISVDENKITINTSKSHTGPEAIVLVDKIKLRRIINNLLSNAVKFTKEGTIEFGYSINNDVVEFFVSDTGIGIDSSKLELIFEQFTQADEAIQTQYGGTGIGLSICKGYVELMHGKIWVKSELGKGATFFFTVPYKPVTVGNRLIL, from the coding sequence ATGGATAAAAAGACAAAGCTTTCCCTTACCTTACCTATTGTAGCAGCTGTTCTAACTGCTTGCGCTTTTATTTTTCTATACTTTTATATAGGTATCTACCAGCGGGAAAATTCTTATGAAGATTCAAAGTGGATAGCCATTCAACAGTCTCGAAATGCAGCTACAGAGATAAACAGCCTGTTTCTTTCTGCATTGTATACTTTACGGTCAATTGCCAAGCAAGAAGTTTTAATTAGGAATGAAGGTGCGCAAAGAGACGAGGTTATGGCTTTGCTTAGGAGGTATGCTAAAGAGTACCCTCAGTATTTAGCATTTTGGACAATGTGGGAGCCAAACAAATTTGATGGAAAGGATTGGTATTATAAGAACACTCCTTATTTTGACACGGAGGGGCATTTTACCTATGCCTGCTTTCATTTCCATGATTCTTTGTTTGATGAAAAAATAACAGCTCCCGAAGAGTATCTTGAAAATTATTACACCATTCCCAAAGAAACCAAGAGGGAAATGGTACTTGAACCCTACTACTACAGCTACTCAGGCTTGCCAAAGGTGTTTTATGAAACTTCGGTGATTGTTCCTATCATAATTGACACAACATTTTATGGAATTGTTGGCATTGACATCGACCTGAATAGAATACAGCAGAAGTTAAAAAATCTTCGTCTAAAATCAGGTACGGTTTCATTAATTGCTTCTACTGGTGAAATTGTGGCACATGACGACTCCTCCATGATTGGAGAAAATATTTACAACTATATCGAAAGAAATGATACTTTATTTTCTTATGCGATAAAAAGTGGCATAGAATACAGCTACGAAACAACTTCACGTATTGCTAACGATGAGGTTTTTAGGGTATTATACCCAATTGGGCTTAATGGAAATATCTATCCATGGTACATCATGGTTGAAATAAGCAAGCGTAAGGCTACTTTTCGCTCAATCAACTTGTACTATGTATCAATTGGTGTTTTGATAGTTGGCATGCTTTTAATCACATATTTGATATTCAACATATTTGAAAGGATTAGGTATGAGAAAAATCTCATAAATGCCAAAGAACGAGCGGAATCGGCCGATAAGCTAAAAACTCTGTTTCTCCATAATCTAAGCCATGAAATTCGTACTCCTTTGAATGCAATTATTGGCTTTACACAGCTTTTATTACATCAAAACGAAAACCTTGATGAGGAACAGAAAGAGAGCGTAAAAATCATTAAAAAGAGTAGCGACCAGCTTAACGCAATCATTAACGATATTATTGCCATTTCATCCCTGGAAACAGGGCTGGAACGGTTATCTCCATCTCCAACAAATCTTAGTCAGCTGATTGATGACATCCAAGGAATGGTTAAAATTTCTGTTGATGAAAACAAAATAACGATAAATACTTCCAAATCGCACACAGGTCCCGAGGCAATTGTTCTGGTTGATAAAATTAAGCTAAGGAGAATTATCAATAATTTATTGTCAAATGCCGTCAAGTTTACCAAAGAGGGGACGATTGAGTTTGGTTATAGCATTAATAATGATGTTGTTGAGTTTTTTGTAAGTGATACTGGTATTGGTATCGATTCGAGTAAGTTAGAACTTATTTTTGAACAATTTACTCAAGCCGATGAAGCGATTCAAACACAATACGGGGGCACAGGAATTGGCCTTTCAATTTGTAAGGGTTATGTAGAACTCATGCATGGGAAAATTTGGGTTAAATCGGAGTTAGGTAAAGGAGCTACTTTCTTCTTTACTGTGCCTTATAAGCCGGTAACTGTTGGAAATAGGTTAATACTATAA
- a CDS encoding DUF2200 domain-containing protein encodes MNTDERIAKMSFAKIYPLYLEKVEKKGRTKEELDQVIEWLTGYDSAKIQDFISKDVTFEEFFAGANLNANANLITGKVCGVQVESIENTLTRKVRYLDKLVDELAKGRKLEKILRG; translated from the coding sequence ATGAATACTGATGAACGCATAGCAAAAATGTCATTTGCAAAGATTTATCCTCTTTACTTAGAGAAAGTTGAGAAGAAAGGTCGCACCAAAGAAGAACTAGACCAGGTTATTGAATGGCTAACTGGTTATGATTCTGCTAAAATTCAAGATTTCATTAGCAAGGATGTGACTTTTGAGGAGTTCTTTGCAGGTGCAAATTTAAACGCCAATGCAAATCTAATCACTGGTAAGGTCTGTGGTGTTCAGGTTGAATCAATTGAGAACACTTTGACAAGAAAGGTTAGGTATCTAGATAAACTCGTTGATGAGCTGGCAAAAGGCCGTAAATTGGAAAAAATTCTACGTGGCTGA
- a CDS encoding VOC family protein — protein MATINVYLNFNGNCKEVFEFYKEIFHGEFIDLNYYKEMPQMENMPPLPEEFSEKIMHVSLKVGENSILMGSDVIPGMSDPLQVGNNFSISVNCNSKDEADSYFNALSQGGKVVMPLGETFWGAYFGMLNDKFGISWMFNVPLK, from the coding sequence ATGGCAACAATCAATGTTTATTTGAATTTTAACGGAAACTGTAAAGAAGTTTTCGAATTTTACAAAGAGATATTTCATGGTGAATTTATCGATTTGAATTACTATAAGGAAATGCCACAAATGGAGAATATGCCTCCTCTTCCTGAAGAATTTTCTGAAAAGATAATGCATGTAAGTTTGAAAGTGGGAGAGAATTCTATACTAATGGGCTCCGATGTTATTCCTGGCATGAGTGATCCTCTTCAGGTCGGTAATAATTTTTCTATTTCAGTTAATTGCAATTCAAAAGATGAAGCCGATTCATATTTTAACGCTTTATCACAAGGCGGGAAAGTCGTAATGCCTCTAGGTGAAACATTCTGGGGAGCCTATTTTGGAATGTTGAACGATAAATTTGGAATAAGCTGGATGTTTAATGTGCCACTAAAATAA